From the Macaca nemestrina isolate mMacNem1 chromosome 2, mMacNem.hap1, whole genome shotgun sequence genome, the window TGTAATGCCAGATTTTTCTCACACACTTTGGCCAAAACAACATGGCACAACCGATTGGATGCAGGAACAGCGATAAGTCACTGGCTTAATCTATTGATTCAagcattaaagagatttgcaaagaTATAAAACGATGCCACTCTTGTAAGCAATTGTTTCTTGTTTTAGGAAATATGATGACTTTTTAGTTAAAACATGTTATTTCTGTTGACATGTAATGAgtttattgctatttttaagtgaattagtaagttaacatttgttaaatttctgtgttttaatttatatagTAAATAAGGACAGATATAAGTCACATAAACAAAATACTCTTGgagttttctgtaattttttcttttttgacagagtgttgctctgttgcccaggctggaatgcagtggcatgatctcggctcactgcaacctccgccttccaggttcaagcgattctcctgcctcagtctcctgagcacctgggactacaggcacgcgccaccaattagttcccagctaattttttgtatttttagtagagacggggtttcactgtgttcgccaggatggtctcgatttcctgacctcgtgatccgcccacctcgtcaGTAATTTTTTATAGCATGAAAGAATCCTAAGACCAAATAGTTTGAGAACTGCTAACCGGTGATATTCTGTAGTTTTAGGATTGTGGGTCCAGCTACTGTGGGAAGACTGGCTGTGGTCAACAACGGGAGGGGAGCCTTCCGCTACCGGTTGGCAAGAGCTACTGAAGCCTGGAACTAAGGCAGCGGCAATGGCATGGCCAGGGGCTGTAATGTGAGTTCATCATTACAATTGGGGTCACTATGTCATATTTTGGTTTGGTTGCAATGCTGAACCTTATGCAGCCCTGGCCCTGGAATAGGCATGGTCTCCTCTGAAGGGAGTGGTTATATCCAACACCAGCCGTTTGAGAACCAGATGGATGCTCTGACGAGAAGCAGAAATGAAGCAGGGAAGCAGGGAGAGGACCTTGCTCCAGCTGTTCTGGGTGAAGACCTGTTCTGGGCACACACTCAACTTGGCAAGTGCCAAGACAGTACCCACCATAGGGATGCCAGGGGGAGCTCCGGTGAGGCAGGCCCTTCAGGCTTCGAAGGGAAAGCAGGGGAATGCCAGGTATCCTGTGTCACAGTACGCCCTGTGCTGATCTCCCTTCTCTTATCACTGAGTCTCCAGTGGGACAAATCCAGTCAGGTTTTCCAGCCTCATCTCAGCTGTGCTAGAGGAAACTAAAGGAAGAAGCATGCATGTGTGCAGGGGAAGTCACAGGCCCCTACCCAAGTTATTATAAGTTATTTATGAGATGGGAGCAATGGTTAGGGAGAAATTCtcaagaaaaagggaaatagGGTGAATCAGAGAAACAGTTCCTCCATCCAGTGACTAGACCTTGTTTACGAAAGGCAGAATTTTCCTTAGGAGGTGAGAGAATTGAGAGACATTTTGGAAGAAGGAATAAATAGAATGAATTGAATACAGCAGGTGAGGGACTCCAAAACTTATAGGACATCTACTTGGAGCTTGAGGTGCCTCTTAGACATTCCAGGTGGAGCTGCCCGAAAGACAGAAAGGTACAAATGTCTGAAGCTTGGGAGGTCCAGAGTGGAGGCATTGGCTTGAGGTTCATTAACCTACAGAGGTCAGCAGTTCTTAGGCCTCAGAGCAATTCAGAGTCACCTATGGAGGACGACTGAAAGGAAGATGGCTGTCTCAGAATCTCCAGGAGTGACCCTGATGCACACCACCACGAGTTCTCTGAAGGCAGAGGAGACGCTGAGAGCTTCcggaaaaaagggagaaagaatgaGTTCCAATTGCAGCCAAAAGCCAAAAGCATCTTGCTCCTGAGCACCAGAAGGCTGTCAGGAAAGAATGTGCTTAATTAAATTCTAATGGGCTGGCAGACTCCAGCACGTGGAATGCATCGACTGCTCGTCTTCAGACCGCGCAAGAGTCCTCTGCCAATATCTGAAGCCTGAAATGTAGCCGCTTAAGCTCCCCATATATCAGGCATCGTTAGGGATCCCAGAAGCTGCACATGGGCCTGATCATAAACAGTCAGGGGGAGAACCAGAGGGCCATGGGGAGCAACCCTCAGCCTTCCCTGGATACAGCTGTGTAAAGTAGGCTCTTTCTTCTAGAAACAATCCTTTTCCCTGCAGCTGGACTGAGCAGAATGAGCGTTTCTGAAACATAGCCAGGGGACAGACTGTTCTCTTGGAAGCTCCAAGTTGTCTTTTCTAGCAAAGGAGTGACAGGGGTgagtaaaacatttttcatttattaaaaagcttCTATTGACCACACACAATAAGCTAGATATCCAGACCACGGTTTCTaacctttccttttctgtttgttttgttttgttttgttttgcctggAGAAAGGCAAAGGCCTTTATTTCTTCTTGCCTCCCCGCGGGCAGCCTCCACCCTGGGTCCACTGGCCACCACCCCTCGGTGCTCCGTTTTTGCCAACATCTGCCAGCAAGTCCTTGTGGTACCGCTGGGGCAACCTGTAGTAGATTCGGGTCCTGTCCACAGCCCTGGCTCCCAGCAGCACTGTCCTCTCAGAGGCATAGTCGCCCCTAGCTGGGCTGCGCTCCACTGTGACAGTGGCCCAGGGGGAGGATGCCAGCAGCCTGGCTACAGCTCCAGCCGTGCTGTGGCCCGGTGGCCTGGCCTGCATCTGGAAGGGCACAGGTTGCCAGAGCCCCTGGCACAGCTCTAGCATATCTGTGAACAGCTGTTCCTTGTAGCCACTGCCCAGCGCCTCCTCAGGCCAGCCTGGTGCCACAGTCTCACAGGGAAAGACCTCAGCCACAGCTCTAAGCAGTTCTCTGCCAGCCATGTGACCAGGGACTGAAAAACTCCTGTGGGAGATTTTGGCCCCCATCCACACAGGCTGATGCAAGAGGCCAAAGCTGAAGAGGCATGCCAGCAAGGCCAGGGACGGCCGCAGGGCTGCAGGCTCCACTATTTGCAAATGGACGCCCCAGTGTCCGGGATGTGTGGCCAGCTGCTGCAGGCAGGACTCCAACCTCAGGATGCTGCCACTTGGAGCACAAACAGTGGCCACGGGGTTCTCAGCCACAGTTCCCTCGAGCCAGTGTTCCGCAGGATCGTGCCTTCTGTGTCTGGGAGGGTGACTGTTGCTGTACCCCTGGGGCAGCATCAAGACCATCACCCCCGAACCACTGGAGAAGAGGGATCAGGCTGCCTCCCGTGTTACGTTTGCTTCCGTGTGGCATTCACTGTGGGGCCCCAAATCGCCCAGGTGAGGGGGCTGCCATTCAGGAATACCTTCTGTAGGTCACAGCTGTACAGCCATCCTCTCTAAGCTTGCCAAGTAGAGGCCAGCTGCTTGAACTGCAACAGGAAAGGCTCAAAGATGTCATAGTAGACTTGATGGATGGCAGTGTTGTCCTAGAGGTAGAGCAGATCCTCTGCCGACATGGGGTCCGAGGCGACCTGCCACAGCATCAGGCTGTACCTCTCAGACTGGCTCAGCAGCCAGCTGGAGTGGGGCCAGGTGGCTCGCACCGTGGAAGACAGCACAGGGAAGGTGACTCTCTGGGGCACCACTCCTACCAGCTCGTGCATCTTCTCCACCATCGCTCGGGTGTACATCCTGTTTGGGAACATGGGCACGTAGATGGTGGtccagcctggagacagggtGGCCTGGGGATACTTCTCCTGGATGAGGGCTAGGAACTCTGTGGCACTGACCTCAGTTGAGATGGGCATGTCAGAGCCCTTTAAGATGTCAGTGTTGATCCGCGTGGGCCACCAGACTTTGCCCCCTTCTGTCAGCTGCCACAGGAGGTCCAGGGAGGGGCCCACCGCCTTGATGTTCTTGAAGTCCAGTTTGATGCCCTTCTGGGAAGAGCCTGGCATACCGTCCAGCCACTGCTCCAGTGTGTTGAAGCTACGGATAGCCAGGGGGTGTGCCATGATGGGAACTCCTGTCTCGTCGGCTGTGCCGAGCCCTTCGACATTGACGTCAGCCTCCAGGACGGTGATGTTGCCGTTTGGGGCAGCTGTCGTGGCTTCCTTGCTGTTGGCTGCGTGGTACCAGGTGACCTCCAGGGCACCTCGGCGGCTGGTCTGACCCAGGCCCAGCAGGTAATCCAGCATGTCGGCCTCGGGGCTGCAGGCCTCCAGCTCACAGCCTGGCTGCCGCAGGGTGATGGCAAGGACTACCGCAGCCATGACCACCACAGAAACACAGGTAATGCCAGCCAACCCCCACCTGACCCGATTCTTCGACAACTGCTCCCTGCAGGCCATGACGACGCCTGGCCATGTCTCCCAGGGAGACATCTCAGTAGCATCTGGGAGAATGAGGAGATGCCTGTTTGCTGTGGATTACATGGGCGCCTCAACTGGGCTTCTAGACCAGAGATGAGACGGTGTCGGTACGAGGACATATTCTGGAGCCTGTGTAGTTCTATCTGGCTGTGGGCAAGTCAGGCTAACCTTTTAGTCAAGGGATCCGCAAGAGTGGTCCAGAGACCACGTGCATCAGCATCATCCGGAGAACATGTTTAAACACTGATGCTTAGGCCCCGTCCCAGACAACTGAACCAGAATCTCAGAGGACAGCCcataatctgcatttttaaataagttcCCCATGATGCAAGGGATCCTGGTGCATCTCACCCTCAAGAGCTCTGTCCGTTACCCTGCACTGCCAGGCATCCAGGGGAGGTTTCTTCCCTGCAACACTCACTCCTCATTCACACTTCAGCCAAACGGACCCTGTGAGACACCCAAGTGTAGGGAAGGCCTGTGCCTTCTTCGCTTCTTGCTAGGGCTGTTTTCCCACACTCACCACAGGGCCACATCTTATCCTTCAGGGCACTGATGACATAGCCACTGCCCATACATTGGAGGTGCTCTGACAAGGGGCTCAGGCAATGCAGACCTTATCCAGAGAGACTGGAGGCGATACTGCAAAACGGTGCTACCTGGGCAGGGTGAGATGCTGAGGTACCACTCAAGCGTGTGTTCAAAGCCGCATGCTCCCTCCCCTTTCCTGATACCTGGACCCTCAACCTTGTGAGCCCAAGTGGCCTGTCTTTTCCCTCCTGCCAGCCTCTGTGTGAATTCCTGAGACAGCTTGGGCCTTCCGTCTGAGCCTTCTTAACCCAGAGTCCCCAGGCCTGCATTCCTTTCTTGGGGAGCTCTGAGCTTCCAAAAAGGGGCAGAATGAGTGAGAAGGGGGAGTGAAGGCAGCCTGAAATACCAAGGACCTTTGACAGGCTCTCTGACCCTGtggagccaagatggcaccatttctctccagtctgggcaataagagtgaaactctgtctcaaaaaaagaaaaagccacagGAGCAAGTCCAGGCACCAGGTAGCCTCTCTGTGGATGCTGCCTGTGTCTAGCCCTTTCTCTGCTTTAGCCAGAGGAAGGGGGGTCAGGAACCCCAGGCACCCCCTCTGCTGTCTGTCCCACTCACATACAGGTCTCAGGCTGCCCAACAATTCGCCCTGCCCCATCGTTGGTTAGTCTTGACATTGTGCTTTAAGGGG encodes:
- the LOC105470812 gene encoding LOW QUALITY PROTEIN: protein FAM151A-like (The sequence of the model RefSeq protein was modified relative to this genomic sequence to represent the inferred CDS: inserted 2 bases in 2 codons; substituted 1 base at 1 genomic stop codon); its protein translation is MSPWETWPGVVMACREQLSKNRVRWGLAGITCVSVVVMAAVVLAITLRQPGCELEACSPEADMLDYLLGLGQTSRRGALEVTWYHAANSKEATTAAPNGNITVLEADVNVEGLGTADETGVPIMAHPLAIRSFNTLEQWLDGMPGSSQKGIKLDFKNIKAVGPSLDLLWQLTEGGKVWWPTRINTDILKGSDMPISTEVSATEFLALIQEKYPQATLSPGWTTIYVPMFPNRMYTRAMVEKMHELVGVVPQRVTFPVLSSTVRATWPHSSWLLSQSERYSLMLWQVASDPMSAEDLLYLXDNTAIHQVYYDIFEPFLLQFKQLASTCKRNTGGSLIPLLQWFGGDGLDAAXRGTATVTLPDTEGTILRNTGXEGTVAENPVATVCAPSGSILRLESCLQQLATHPGHWGVHLQIVEPAALRPSLALLACLFSFGLLHQPVWMGAKISHRSFSVPGHMAGRELLRAVAEVFPCETVAPGWPEEALGSGYKEQLFTDMLELCQGLWQPVPFQMQARPPGHSTAGAVARLLASSPWATVTVERSPARGDYASERTVLLGARAVDRTRIYYRLPQRYHKDLLADVGKNGAPRGGGQWTQGGGCPRGGKKK